In the genome of Arachis hypogaea cultivar Tifrunner chromosome 9, arahy.Tifrunner.gnm2.J5K5, whole genome shotgun sequence, the window GCTTTGGTGATGTTGATACTAACCCTGATTCTCAAGTACGGTCTCCTAAGGACTCCATCCGATCTTGGATCCTCAGCCTCTGTCAAGACTCCTAACATTTTGCCGATCAGAATCCCTGTTTCTTTATCCATGAAGTCATGTGGTATGCCATGCACTTGAATCCAGAACTCCATGAAGTCATGATCAACTTCAAAAACTGATTCACCCTCCCTCCATAATCTGAGATTGACCATATTTCCTTTGACATTCCATGGACCGTTTTGAATAATCTGCAGCCCTTTCTTCCTGTCTTTGAAACTAAATAACatcttcttccatccaatatCTGTAACTGCCACACCTTGAGGGTTTCCCCACATTCCCAGTAAGGCATTCTTACATGTTTTGAAGTTTATTTCCTTGTCACTAATTAACTTGCCCACCACATTTAAGCAGTCTTTCTTGTAACCAAGCTCTCCCGGCCTGTTGAGTTTGATGACTTTACCTTCGATGTTGTTCATGATGTAGGCAGCTAAAGCAGTGTTTTTGTGTTTACAGGTTTTCCAGTGGTTCTAAAGGTTCAAGCTGAGCTAGTGTTGTGTTAGAAAGAAAGTTTGGTATTGAACACGATTTAAAGTAAACTCCCTGATTTGGAGAAGAACCTGATGTTCTTAGAAGACTCTCCTATTGAGAGAAGAAGAGCTCCCTAGAGGAACTTCGACTAGGTTCTTTGGGTCTTTAAGAGAAGCTGGCGCCAGACTTTAAGAGGTCAAAGTCGGTGTCCAATCTCTAAGTTGGGTGTCCAAAATCCCAAGAGTAGCACCGAGGACAGCCGCCCAGCACCCATGCTTCAAGCTTGGCGTCCAATCTCCAAGTCCAGTTCCAAGGAACTGGCGCTCAGCGCTCTTGTTTCCAAGTTGGATGCCCAGCCCAACCAACAAGCCTAGCGCCAGGACCTAGCGCCCAACGCCCTGTTCTTCAAgcccagcacccaatcctggaaTCCATCATTAAGTGCAACTTCAATTTTAAGAAAGTtctaaaatcaacacaagatCCAAGATATAAATGATCAATTGACATTAACTTCTTCTAAAAGGATGAAATTTAgttatttagatttagtttaggttaaatttaaattattatttgaatttgaataagtagttatcttatcttttgaatGTATAGAAAAtaagattaattttttaatttcaattagttaaaaattaaaatataaataagtgaacaaaGTTCATAGAAGGATTATGCGATCACAATTGAATTTATACAACATATCATTAATTTTAGTTTGTTCtaatttcattaattttaatttaataataattatataaaaatattatttaattatttttaaataaataatctaattttaagaattagaaataattaaattaattattcttaaaatatcattttattattaattataaattatttttaaataaacactaattaagataaaattaaaaataatcaaattaattttttttattcatcaaacttaaagtattgaatttaaaaattttaaatatttaaatctaatcatataaaatttttatatttttttaattactaaaattttaaattataaataagtaaataccaggtttaatatataaatttctaaaaatttattttgaataaatataataaattataaatgacttattatttaatttttaaaataattttaaactcaaagtatcattAATATGAGTTAAATATCCTTAGTAAAATAAATctttgaatataaaattttagataaatataataaatcataaatagctcattatgttaaattttaaaaattcgaaGGCTTATATttaatatgataaaataaaattttttattagttacaaaaaatatttaaattttgtgacaaataaataacttattacagaaataatatattttgtgacaaaataattttttgttacaaaaaattttgaattttcgcaacaatataatcttttattacaaaacattataatatTTTGCTACAAAACAACAATTCAATATGAAAggtaacataatttgtaacaaaaaaattacattgttacaaaatattaaaatattttgtaacaaatttttttgttgttacaaaatattcctattttgtaacaataactaattattgtaacaaaaaataaaaatcataatttgtaacaattttaaatttgatacaaattttgttacaaatgctcaattttcttgtagtgtgaggAGCACAATTTGATTTTATAGATTAGTAATGtaagtgttttctttattttgattcatatttttctatgtttttaagaTTGAGTCTCGTTTTTCATCTATAATGGTTAGAAGTATTTGAAAATATTCTAATTTTGTTTtggattttgttattattttaaaaaatttaatatcgaAATTAGCTTAAAACTCTTTCTCATGATTTTCAACTTGACTAACAATAGTATTTTGAAAGTTGTGTGTCTTTAAATTAAAACTATTCTTAACCTCTTTTCTTAATTAGTTGACCAAGAAATTAGCGATTAATTAagttaagagaaattaaattatcaaggaattgaaatttaattataaataatttgatGTGAAAAGATTTTTGTATGAGTCAAAGTAAAAAAACACAagtatttctctttttaataattaatcgtCTCCGAAGCCTTTAACACCCTTGTTCTTGATTATTTCTCTAAAATTTTCTAAGCATTCTCTCATTTACAATCAACAatcttttttattgttctttGCTCTACTTCAAAATTCACAATCCTCTTGCTAATGTAAGGTTTGATTGGTCTAATTAGAAATTCAATTAGACGTTGTTTGATCCAATCAGTTAATTCTCGTGAGAACGATATCTACTCACTCTAATAATACTTAGAGTCCGTTTGGCCGGAAAGCTTCAAaggttattttttttaacttttgacttataaaagatagtagtattaatgtttggtgcaatttttaaaatcaaattgtaattttctaagaagctatttaagtgtttatagagaagttaaaaaaaatttctctcgTAACAAAAAGTTTTTTATcgcatttcttttaaaataagcacttttaaaactaaaaaactaaatacaaaataacttatttataagctacttttaatataagtatttattatttaaactattttttaaaaagagcTTAATTAAGTTGTCTATCCAAATTGAACCTTAGAGCGATTTAGTAGACTTACCAATTTACAAGCATATTAGTTTTGCTTcctcattcatatatatatatatatatatatatatatatatatatatatatatatatatatatatatatatatattatttcgaGATTCATTTtcgtttttgacaaaaaaaaaaaaaaaacacgagaAGATGCAAATTAGTCctttatgatttaaattaaaaaaaaaaaatcattctttagtatttaaaataaatggaaaatattactctttttttaattagatgtacaaattttatataaaacGACGAATCTACCACTTTTAATCAAATAGGatgaaataaatttatttttaaaattaaaaagatgattTTGTGTCTCATATTATTTCCAACAAGAACATAGATTTGAACTgatattttatataacttttgATGGAACATCAATAACAATGTCCCCAAGTAACCCTTCTATCCCAATTAACATTATCCCAACTATGGTATATAACATCCAATCTCACCGATCAATATATTTTTTGATGGTTTCCTTCATATCTAGGAAGATAGAGACTTACGAAAGCACATTGCGGAGCATAATTTCTCGACCTGTCTAAGGTGATCCATTTAATGTCAAAATTGGTGATCATAGTGAAATGTTCCCCTGGTGCCATATATTTCACTGCTCGGAAGTTGCTAGTGAAGAACAGTGGGTCTGCGCCCAGGGGCAAGTCGTTCACAAGGGAAAGGAAGAGTATGTTAATGTTTGGATGAATTGCTTCATTATTGATGGATGGAGTTTTAAAGGTAACAATATTGCCATAAGAATTATTTAAGGACACCGTagaaaggagaaggaggaggaggtacAAGGAGAAACGGTTAATACTCATAGTTGATAAGAGAAATATTAGATCATGAACAATAGATTTAGATAATAGAAGAATAGTATATTTATTATGTTGTGTGTATGAGTATGGTTGTATTGGTGCCAATTGAGTTCATACATTAAATGAGTCGAACTTAAATTTAGATAAGTTTAACTCATTAGTTCATGAATTGactcaattttatatatatatatatatatatatatatatatatatatatatatatatatatatatatatattaagatttAATGTTTTAGTTTGTTAAATATATGgatgcatttttttatttaagttataatatttttgtttttttaattgtaGGTTGAATAAATGATAAAATAGAATGTGATAAATCTAGTTAAATTATTCTGGATAGAAAAGATAAGAGAAATGCGCATTTAGATATTAACGTtcttagttatttaaaattttataattattttttatatataattttgatgtaggatataaataaaaaatatataattgatagataaataatatataaaattaatattttttaatatatatataagttataatttattgatatagaattatagattatgttttTGTTATTTGAGTCGGCTCGTGAATTTTTGGTGAGCTAAGCTTGAACTTAAGAAACGTgttcgattgttaatgagttgaATCATGAATTAAGTTCAATTTTGTGAGCCGAATTTGAATTTGGTCTAGTTTGACTCACTTCTAGCTTTAGGTGCGTGATTTActtctatattttttaatatatacgcAAAAATTTAGATAGATTCAAAATCAATAATTCTATCTATTGGGTTTATTAAAGTCATTATATTCGGATCTTTTTGCACATTTAGAAATCTACTTACAAATTATCCATCAAAATAATCGCCCTCACATCTGTAACAAAATTCTAACCAAATTCATGTGAAATTCAAGTTTGTTATTCTTTATTCAACTTTACAAATCATTTATTGTTAGCAGTGGTATACTTGAGCAAAATGAAAACATTATGGCTAAatgatatattgataattataaggTATATTTAACACATGGTAtctcttaattttttatatatatgcattGGATTTCCTATGGAGGATTTTATAGTTATGTACTTAAGAGAGATTAATATCATATTTTGGGTTTAACTAATGTGTTctatataaatattaaagtactgattaaaaacttttttgtagaaaaaaaatataaaatttaagttttaaatatatttattgtgtatattttaagaaattaaatatttttattaatagtaattaTCATATTAGCTAAATCCTATATTAGTTAACAATTGACTTTTTATCcgaaaaataataacaattatatatgGTTTAGTTGAGACATAGCCTTAATATTgttaagtttttgaaaatagaatttattttattcattaataaaataaaaattttcaatttaaaatgtgTGTTCATAATATATCTCTTAAAACTTCTTAacaaatatcttttaaataaactTAATCAAGGAATTTATTATCAAAAGCCTACAACCTATATTATATTTAATGCATccgaaacaaacaaaaaagaaaataaatattcaTTAATAAATGCAATTTAATATGTGTTGGTGCAattaatttgtttacttttacaAGAATTTCACTTTTAAATAATCGACTAAAATATTTCTCATTCCTtcttaaattatttgttatttttaaagcaattctaatatttttagggtaccaattttaatatttttaaatatactaatttaaaattaaaatctgtaataaaattgataaatgaaataaaattggtctcatattaaaaaaacaatattac includes:
- the LOC140175103 gene encoding uncharacterized protein, which encodes MNNIEGKVIKLNRPGELGYKKDCLNVVGKLISDKEINFKTCKNALLGMWGNPQGVAVTDIGWKKMLFSFKDRKKGLQIIQNGPWNVKGNMVNLRLWREGESVFEVDHDFMEFWIQVHGIPHDFMDKETGILIGKMLGVLTEAEDPRSDGVLRRPYLRIRVSINITKALPTGFWLDREKLPPLWVFFKYERLPDSYCFNCGILGHEKKTCKNPTAMACWDPTKKKYSPGLGVS